The following is a genomic window from Rhodothermus profundi.
AGGCAGATCGTACGCATACTCTGGCTTTCTGGTAAAACGGTACGTTTGACAGGGGCGCTGGCTTGCGTAGCATAACAGGCGTTCTAACTTAGGGCGCGCGCACGCCTCGCGCAATGCTTGGATGGCTGGCGTTCTCGTAATTTTCCCACGGGGAAATGGACCAAAGCGTTATCTTTACCAGGCAGCAGATTGGGTACAAAACGAACCACACGGCTGCTTTCGTATGGAAACGCATCAAATAGAAGGACCGGTGCGCGTGCGGTTTGCGCCCAGCCCTACGGGATTTCTGCACATAGGGGGATTGCGCACGGCGCTATACAATTTTCTGTTCGCGCGCAAGCATGGGGGGCAGTTTATTCTTCGCATTGAGGATACCGATCAAGAGCGGTACGTCGCCGGTGCTGAAAACGATATTATTGAATCGTTGCGGTGGGCAGGATTGACGTATGACGAAGGGCCGGACGTAGGGGGGCCGTGCGGACCGTATCGCCAGTCGGAGCGCAAAGCGCTGTACCAGCGGTATGCGCAGCAGCTTGTAGAGGCAGGGCATGCCTACTATGCGTTTGACACGCCGGAAGAACTTGAGGAGATGCGGCGGCGCCTTCAAAAGAGCGGCAACCCGTCCCCCAAATATGATGCGATCACGCGCATGAGCATGCGCAACTCGCTCACGTTACCGGCCGATGAAGTAGCGCGGTTGCTAGAGGAAGGCGTGCCCTATGTGATCCGGCTCAAGGTGCCGCGTCGCGAAACGATCCGCTTCTATGACCTGATTCGCGGCTGGGTCTCTTTTGAAAGTTCAGAGATTGACGACCAGGTACTGATCAAGTCTGATGGGATGCCCACTTATCATATGGCGAACGTGGTGGATGACCATTTGATGGGCATTACGCATGTGATCCGAGGTGAAGAATGGCTGTCCTCTACGCCCAAGCATGTGCTGCTCTATCGCTATCTGGGCTGGGAAATGCCCAAGATGGCACACCTGCCGCTGATTCTGAGCCCTAAAGGGGGTAA
Proteins encoded in this region:
- the gltX gene encoding glutamate--tRNA ligase, which translates into the protein METHQIEGPVRVRFAPSPTGFLHIGGLRTALYNFLFARKHGGQFILRIEDTDQERYVAGAENDIIESLRWAGLTYDEGPDVGGPCGPYRQSERKALYQRYAQQLVEAGHAYYAFDTPEELEEMRRRLQKSGNPSPKYDAITRMSMRNSLTLPADEVARLLEEGVPYVIRLKVPRRETIRFYDLIRGWVSFESSEIDDQVLIKSDGMPTYHMANVVDDHLMGITHVIRGEEWLSSTPKHVLLYRYLGWEMPKMAHLPLILSPKGGKLSKRSADALGIPVLVHQYREQGYEPEALVNYLAFLGWNPGTEQEVFTLAELIEAFSLDRVRPAAVQFSLDKLKWYNQQFIRRMSVEELARKAMPYLKKHGLQADEAYVRRVAALMQERITFVEELATFCRFFYEDPVTYEEKGVQKRWKENSAALVRAYADRLEQLEPFTAETAERALRELAEEQGVKAAEIIHPTRLAISGLSFGPSLFEMMEVIGKEACVRRLRRAAEVLG